The nucleotide window aatagttaTGCAATACAATATTCTTTGCTGCATCTTACTGCATGATGGAACTAAATTCTCACCATGATGATAACAGGCTGTTACTAATGATTGATCCCTAGTATAATTATTTACGAGTaatcttagtttttttttttttccaccaTCATGGTCGGCtaacttttattaaattattttatttattttaaattagtataaaacAATGCAAATTGGtattgttaaatttgaattattcGAAAAATAATTACTCCACCTTCATACTAAAAGCCAATTTTCCTTCTTGAATAACACGCTCCATGTTTGGAGGGAAGCAAATTAAATATGAGGAGTATGAGATTCTTATATGCATGATTCGCCTTAACAGAGGGACTAAATACAAAAGATATTCTATTGAGAAGAAATATTATACAACCAGGAGAAGGAAAATATGCTATATGTGATATTGAAGATGAGacggtaataataataataataataataataataataataataataatagtagttATGTTAtgtgtacataaaaaataattatttataaaaatatataataaaatataaatataatttaaaaatagttaaataacatatgtatttatagacaaatacataataaatgatttgataattaattttttatgtatcttttttttttataaaaattattgtcataTTATATGTACTTTGTCTCCACTATCGAAATTTTTTTGATCTCCCGCTAAtaccaataaaattttttaaaataatagacGTTGATACATTACCTCTAAACTAACTTTTATAATTAGGATAAGAGAtcttaatttaaactaatttatttacatatatttGCTATCATGAAGAactttattcatatttttttcttcaagatTAAATCTatctttaatataaatatttagaatGTGTTTGGGAAGCATTAAAGTGAAAAAAGAATTCTATTTCTGTTAAGAAGtgaattttaattctatttcaaattcaaattcatgatttagaataattaattgtataaatgaaataaaatttgtattttttattattttatctttgtgattttttatttgtttatttatttatttatcaataataattttgacATTTTAATCTTAGTAAGAATGAAATTGcaaatcagattttttttatttgatttagtgTGAATATTAATGTGAGAATTAGAATTTTGttgagaattaaaaattatatttttattatattctacacaaaaaatctttttgttttttttgtaaaaattttatttttaaggtgTTTCAAACACATACACTTTTAGTATatagaaattatttttcatatggaactcttttgggtgtatttgctGAATATTGATGAAGGACGTATTTTGTCGAGATATCAGACTCAACATGCCCTAATGCATGGATTGAAACTCCAAAATACGCGATGAAGTATTTTTATACCGTGCGCCTCCTCATCTTCTGAATCATGACCGAGGGCCACCATGGCAAAGCTTGGTAAGAATTCTCTCAACTACCGAAAACTTTTGCTATGGACTTCTGCTTTGTCAACAAAGCCTTTTGGTAACTGATGGTATAGTTGAACCTTGATTAAATTTTCGCTTTTATAGATTTCACCTTGATGGACGGGTCAGTCTCGACTAATGGCCTTATAGCCTCAGCAACTGTATCGAGTCCAACTTGGAATGATCATGTGAAATCGTTCTCATTGTGTACGTCGTTATATCTGCATATCTCCCAACAACCATTTTTTCGTATCAAGCTGGCTCGGATAAGCCAGTCGCACTCACGCCCATACGTCTTGCATTTTGCATAGAACGTCTGTGACTCAGACTCATACACATTGTAATTAACTCCTCTAGAGATACTGTAACTTCTAATTGCTGCGATGACCAACTTTAATTTCTAGAACTGTATTCCATTCCAATTCTGAACTTTCCATCCTCAGGATCAGCAACGCTTACAGAAAGCAGAAATCATCATTCATTAATCAATCcataatataaattaacaaaaacatATTATTCAGTCATCACGTACCTATGTTTGCATATTCTGAAAATTCTGGTGCATGCATGGCGTCAAGATCCAACGTACGCATAAAAGGTGGAACATTCATCGGTTGACTACCCGAGGGATGAACCACTACATTCTTCGCTACTGCCTCAACTCCCACATCACCATCCTCGTCTTCGTTGCCGGCTTCATAAGTGGCTTCGAAGTCTTCTTCGCTGTCACTGTTCATTCTTTTGTACACTGTAGCTCTATCATCCTCTATATCTAAATCATTTTGAATCCCATCTGCCTCTACgttttcaaactcaacatacagCTCAATCTGTGACTGTCGCATCTGAGTCTGCCGGTGAATTCGGAACATATTCTACATACTCACTTCGTCAATGATCGGCATGATATCAAACTATATTAGACCACTAAAAACTACAACCGGATTCCGATACAGAATTATGCTCACTCTCCTTAATATATCATTCTCCATGCTTTGACAGAGACCGTTATGAAGCTCCATTAACGTCATGGTGTATAGAACCACAAACGAAAACGGATTATGCCAAACAAACCTCACTCCCTCATGAGTATTCTGTATTATCTTACCGTTGCGATACACTACCAAGTTTGCGATACCCTCAATTACACTACCAACACACTCAAAGAACACTCAAAGCATACTCTTCTTTGCAATGAAAATGGTACCAAACTTTGTCTTATATAGAGGGGAGCATTCAGCACGCTCACCACGTGTTGCTTCATCAGCCAATCGGAGTGAGCCACGTGTCAACATGCTCTACCTGTGCTGACTCGCTCCCCACGTGCTGGAACTTCAATCAATCAGGCTTCGTCATGTGTCAGCACGCCCCCCTTCCCATGTGCTGCTTGCCAACCCAACCAGACTCCGTCACGTGTCAGCATATCCCCTGCGTGCTGACTCAGCATGCCCCACGTGCTATTCGGCAATCCAACAAGACTTCATCATGTGTCTTCCATACCCTCTACGTACTGCATGTAACACACTCCCTACGTGTTATACTTTGCATCTGACACATCTACCAAACTATAATTATACTCACTACACccatttttaactaaaacaccACCAttaatttcataataaaatcTTGAGCCCCTAGTATACATATTGTGTACCCAAATTTGAAATAATGAATACAATATGCGTATGTTCAGTGAACACGCGCTGCACATGCACGGTCACatcaaagaaacaaaaagattgGATCCTTCTCATTCAATAGCTACCAACAAAACACACATAGTTACATCACTTACATGCTACAACATGTTGCGTCACATGTACCACAGAAATTATCCTATATTCGACACAACGTAGGCATgattttcaactttaattttacgattacaaaatgaaataaagagaagaaataacaaattaaaggtCTAGGTAATTAACtaaatatataagtatatatgaTGTTCAAAATAAGATATAAGTAGACTTTTTCCTCTTTTAAGTGTGCAATATTAACTTACTCTTTTCGtttatcattaaatataattcaaaataattttaagtaaAACTTAAATACTATTTAATAATCGACAAAGCATATAAGTGAACACCACGTACTTGTGAATTTTAtaattcacaaataataatttttatcaaaagaaataaattttacactattataatactatttttctaaaatacttaagtttataaaaaaatacataaataattatatctctaacatatctttttaagtaagaattttttttattttatttaaatttttgtataaatttctctttttcttttgtgttatgttatttttttcaataaaaatcaaattctagACATTGTAATTATAGAATCTCTGATATCATATCATTATATcacttcttttaaaaatttaaacttataaaaaaaatacataaataattatatctctatcGTATAAcggataaaaaaattttaaaaatgaaattctCTCCTCTAAACTTTAACATAACTATGTATTATTATCCAGCACCTAATAACCCATAAGGTATGAGTAAATAATATGCATACAataatgtttattattattattattattttggcgAGGTTCGATATCTCACGTTTAAAACAGATAAATCATCGCACAACTCTACtactaattaatatatatactaGTAGGCATAAGTTGTAGGTagcatataattaaattattagtaCAATAAAGTGATTGATATAGTAGAACAACACCGCACCTTCCACGAAGGAGGAGGCTCCCCAATAACCTAACTGTGAAAATGAAAGCAGATGCCAAAATGACGAACTCCTTAACATAACACCATTAAGTAGACCAATAATCATGCTGAGtcatctcaacaatattttattatcttccAAATTTCGGATAATTATGGTAgcaatattatataatatataacatataatttgaaattaaaaaatattaaattgacaATTATTTCAAAAAGAGAGGAatcatttttagaaaaaaaaatattaataaataataaaaagacagTATAGTACTAGATATATaagatcaaaatttaaaatagttaaCTTAAAAGTTGATGAGAGTTTTGTGGATGATAATCAAAACCTCCGTTTCATTTCCTATTCAATTTACCAAGCCCCACATTTTTTGTCAATTTATTACGCTACTTTGATTTATAaccatatatatatgtaaaatatcaCCCTTCTATCACAAGCTaccacatcatcatcatcatcttcacaCTATTCTCACATCAACCTCTCCTGcttaaaatagtttaatttctcCTATGGAATTAGACCATGGTTTGGACTTTGAGGACTACTTTCCATCAATGATCTCAAGCCTTGGCGCAGAAGGCTTCATCGGCGAGCTCTGCAATGGGTTCAGTCTGCTTATGGACGCGAGCAAGGGCTTGATCACGTTCGAGAGCTTGAAGATGAATTGTTCCATTCTAGGTTTGGAGGTGAAGGATGATGAGCTGTTGTGCATGTTAATGGAAGGTGATTTGGATGGAGATGGTGCCCTAAACCAAATGGAGTTTTGCATTCTCATGTTTAGGCTCAGTCCATGCTTGATGGATGGAGATGTATCTAAATTTTGTACCCAAAATGTTGATCCCATCTTAATGTAAGTGTTAGTCCCTAGACTAATTAACTTTGTGTTAGCTagctttaattttctctttttctcttaattATTCAATAACATAACATTTCATGGTATCCTTCCAGTTAATTAAGAGAATTGAGAGAGTGGAATGTATATTGGTGTAAGTCTTAATTAATCATTGTAATGATCcataattgaaaagaaaactttatttgtatctttttcttttcttttataataaagGATGTTAATTAGAATGTTAtctgaatttattatttttgttattaattagtcattaatatttaaaagtacataataaagtatattattaaattattagactaaaaaaattaaactaaaagaattaaattgGAGACTAAGTGATAGTAAAAAATAATCACTTTTGATGATttcaaaaagatattattacagctaatttttaatataaaaaagaacatttgaaactcaattaaaaaaaaattatctaaagtTCAAACCCAACATTTGACAACTTACTGTCATGTTTACTAAGAAAGACTGTAATCATGTTAATTTGCTAACATTATTCATGATGTATATAATGATATcatgtttgaaaaaaaaacgtaatgatgatgattaattgCTTTATGTAGTCTGGGGTGGGCCCAAAATTATTTGATAAGAGGGGTAGATCGAGTTATTATGTAACAATAATTGATAAGGATCGTTATCCTATAAAGGGCAGAATACAATACATAAACTACTTATTATATGAGCAATCAATAGTGAGTCATGAATCCTATCGAATCAGTAGTCTTGGAAAAGGTAGATAAAATAACTTTcgattggaaaaaaaaaaagtcttatTATGCGTGATTGATTTACAAAACAACAACTGGTAAAAGTTCTGACGTGAAAGTAACGTCATTGTTAATAGTTCCGCTAATTGCCTCATTCTGCATAGCACAATTTTACAAGAGTTTTAGCTAATTAAAGCAAGTAATCCCAATTACATGGGACACCCTGGCAAAACCTTTCCTAAACTTATAAGGAAAACATGAACTTTGAGAATAATAATCtaagaaataatatttaatttaagccCTAAATTTAcatatgaattttaatttaatttttaaaattttaattatttttatttaatttttaaattttttaaatatgacttatatatattaattcttagaataatttttatactaaaacattaacaaaaatactaGTTTAAATAACTGGATATCACGTTAGATtctgtaaaataatattattttattttgatactcAAATAACTCAAAAACAACATTATAAGTGATATTTATTAAAATCTTTTCTCTCAATAATCAAAATGACgcgttttataaattttaatatagtaTCTGACTATCTATGTTAATCCTCTATAAATTTATGTGCTATAAATTATCTCAAgaactaatataaattatatttataaaatttaaaagaataaataaaaataattaaaattttaaaaattaaattaaaatgtaCCTATAAATTTAGAGACTAAATTAAATACTAACTCATAATCCACTAATATTATGACGGTAAACAAACTTCATCAATATATTATATACGTAGGACATATTTTCCTTTATgtataaattaacaaaattacgCTCAAGTCAATTTGGTTTTTAAAACATATTAGTGAGTTAAAttattcttctaataactttttacttatgtattataattaagtgttacatattaaaatatgatCAATCATGTGATGAATTTTACTTCACACGTCATTAATTACCAATGACATGTTAACAAAACTCCAACTTAActtatattcatattttttaaggACTAAGTTAATTggttaaaattaagaaaagaaattaaaacgctatattaatttactaatttatgcgtgacatttaaaaaatatattttagatattataaaataatgttGTGTGAATAATCAAGAGAGTTCATTATATAAGGGCAGCCAAAGAAGAGGGTGATCCCAAAACAAGAGTACAGCATGCATAATCCTTAAAGAACACAGACCAGTTCCAAAGTTAAAGTATACCAGCATAATAATCCTGGAGATAAAGAATAAATTTTGGAACACAAAATTTCAGCATACTTTTAGAGAAGGAAATAATACTGtttcttatattatttatttatattgtctctttttatctatttaaatttattttaaaaaatagtattataatataatatcaaaactCTACTTTCGAAAAATTTATAGTTATATTCTTAgtaattccaaaaaaaaatatgagacaaaaaaatttataaaaaaatcaaacaaattaaaaaaaaactcttaTTTAAAGAGatgtattataaatatataaaaaatataagacaaattaaaagaaaaaagagtctataaaaaaattaaacaaattaaaaaaaatcttgtttAGAGAGACGTATTATAAATACATCTATTCATGTTGTCTTTTTTATCgacttaaactaaaaaaaaaaagtagaatcATGACACTTTTGATATCCTTGCAAATAAAGAAGTTACTGGAAACGAAGGCGTCGTAATTGGGGAAAATCCACCGCCACTTTTGGCAGCTGAGCTTCATCATGATCGTTTAGGGGTTTTAATGCCCCGACATACCATTTTGTGATCTATGTATGTAGTGCTTTCTTTCTTTAGGTTTTAGTTCCCTCTCATAAAtgtaccaaaaataaataaataaataaataaataagacatGAAAGATCATAACTATTCATACATAAATGCCATTATATTATCATCCCACCAACCTccaaacaaaacacaagaaaactcGGTTCTTCATATTTGTATAgacatttcttcttcttgttgacgTAGCATTTCTCGAAGAACTTCAAAGCGATCGGGTACAGAATATCATGGGAGTTGggaaaataaacataatattatatattttttaattaaagataaAGAGACTCGAACCTACAACTTCTTagatgtatataaaaaattatgtcatttgagttataatttgtTAGCCGCTATATTATACACTTAAAAAGGCGAAAAAGTCTACTTATATCTTGTGCTCAAAATGATAAGCGCTGAATATTTTTGGATAAGAACTTTATGTATAGCACTTTATGTAATTCTTGCGCGTGAGTGCAGAAAAGATACTCTATTAATGAAGAAAGGAAGTAGCAGGACACGTGACCTAGGcagcaagcaaaaaaaaagaCCAAGTCCAGTAGTTAGTTAGACCTGTTTGCTACAATATTTGTGGTCTATGCCCACTATTTGTTTAATTAcgtttaaaaattataattatctaTAGTCATAGGTTTTTGctgtgaattaaaaaaattttggtcaTTGGCTTTTTAGAATTcgtgataaaaatatatttatggtcacgattttttaaaaaatttaatttaaaaaggtCTATAACTAAAGAGTAACTTAAAAAGATTTATGATCACAATTTTAAAGAATGATCTAAACACATCTATGATAAcagttcttcaaaaaagaataatctaaaaaaaatctatagtcacaattttagaaaataacctaaaaaaatttatgatcacaattctaaaaaataatttcaaaaaatttatactcataactttaaaaaaaataactaaaaaaaagtcTATAATCACAcaattttcttccctttttgtcAATGAGAGATAGTGTTACTAATCTGCAGAATGTATTCAAGTTAGAATCAATAACACAACATTGCATATTCTCCTGTTCTTCTCCATCTTACTTTTACTGCATTTATAATCATCTCTAATTATCATGAATACAATGTAATTTCTTTCAGAATTTAGATATGTgacttttatccaattttagaAGTtcacattaaatattaatacaaCTACAATAATTATCGTATAGTATTATTCACCATATGTTTTACAGTATTATTTACATATTTACTACACTGTTATGTTGACGTATATAGTATATGATATTATATTTGTATACGTATATAGTATTGTTTTTCTACATGGGACCATTCACAATAAATACCTTTTCTTCATCAAATTGAGGGCAaatcactaaaataaaatatttggattttttaaaattatgaaaatataatttttgtagtttggatataaaaatataattttttacaaatttatgTAAACCGTTGATGGAGTTCCACGATTTTTAAATACACGTAAATAATTGTTGAGGTTTCACGATTTACGTTCAGAACGCATTTGGTCAGAAATCGTAGTAGGAGTTCTACGGTTTTTGTGAGGATGGAAATATGTATAAACTGTAAAAAGGGTCCAGCAATTTATGCATGCACCGAGTTCCACTATATAGACCAACCTAGAGTGAGTGGTATGATGGTAGAGAGTCATTCTCACACCTTTCCAAATGGATAGGGAAGAGAGTTTTTTGTCCTAATCCACTGctttagaaaaaattaaaaaaaaaaagaaaaaggcacGGTGTTAAGTTCACTGATAAAAAACCGGTGAGTATTTTTATCCGGTCAACAAATACTTCGTCAGAGTTAAAGACGAGTATATTGCAGAAGTCAGGGTTGTGTGGGGCCAAGTTGGTGAAAAATTTGTTCTACAAGATTCCGATTGTGATTATGTCAACTGGTGTGCAGTATGAAATATTTGTGATAGGGACGGACGAAGACATACAGGTTTTGTTTCATTGTCGACGCAATTTTTCGGAGTTGAGAATACACGAGCTGTATGCCAAGTTGGAAGATGGTGTCGACAATTTTGGGGCATCAGCGTCGAATCCTCAGTCGACAACGGTGGGGGGTGCTTCTACCTCGATGCCAGTCGTTGCACCTGGTTGTCTGTTAGGTGAACCTCCATCTGTTCCAGCAGGGTTAGCTGGGCCAGCGGGTTTGATTCCTGGTCTTTTAGGTAATGGTGAGTCGGATCATGTTGAAAATGCGATGCGAGACGATGATTCAGACGATTAGCCAGATTACATATTGGGAGACAGTGAAGAGGATACTCCTAGGAACCCGCCAGCACGTCAGGGGCCATCCAATTCGGGGTCCCACCAATAACCGCCACATTTTTTGATGTTAAACTTGGAAGCAGTTGGTCAGCAACCAGACATTGATCCCACTTTCAGGGGCCAAGGATTACACGAGGAAAATCATGTGGGAGAATTTCAGATTGGCCAATCTTTTCCTACTAAGGAGGAAACTCTCTTGAGTGTTAAAGATTATAGCATCCGTCGTGGGGTATAGTATCCGATTTTGGAGTCAGATCATCGATGCGGTCTGAGACTAGGAAACCGCTAGAAAATTCATGACTGCAGTAGCTGGAGTGGGCTGGCCAAGTTCGTCACATTTCTGTTCGCAACCCGACACATAGATCGGTATAGCAAGCCCAATACTGCCAAAGCCCAACTATATCTGCCCATCTCGTCCAGCCTCGCCAAAAAGGGCAACCACC belongs to Arachis duranensis cultivar V14167 chromosome 8, aradu.V14167.gnm2.J7QH, whole genome shotgun sequence and includes:
- the LOC107462490 gene encoding calcium-binding protein KRP1; translation: MELDHGLDFEDYFPSMISSLGAEGFIGELCNGFSLLMDASKGLITFESLKMNCSILGLEVKDDELLCMLMEGDLDGDGALNQMEFCILMFRLSPCLMDGDVSKFCTQNVDPILM